The Pseudomonas parafulva genome window below encodes:
- a CDS encoding GntR family transcriptional regulator, whose amino-acid sequence MTALAHPSRLPQLIKTGEGRLGAEQIYPRLFDAILEQRLPPGSALPEQALGNAFGVSRTVIRRVLGRLADQQVVVQRPSHTAHLAAPDPQQARQVLSARRLAETTLIGLATQRARPNQIRQLRQLVERERLHHERGERCTAIRLGGEFHLKLAQMANNAPLARFLNGLVPMTSLIIARYEAPCCEHCAWEEHAAIIDAVEDGDATSALRLMHQHLDRLEAKLDLDDAD is encoded by the coding sequence ATGACTGCCTTGGCCCATCCATCGCGCTTGCCCCAGTTGATCAAGACCGGCGAAGGCCGACTGGGTGCCGAACAGATCTATCCGCGACTGTTCGACGCCATCCTCGAACAGCGCCTGCCGCCGGGCAGCGCTTTGCCCGAACAGGCCCTGGGCAATGCGTTCGGCGTCAGTCGCACCGTCATCCGCCGCGTCCTCGGTCGCCTGGCCGACCAGCAGGTGGTGGTCCAACGGCCCAGTCACACCGCGCACCTGGCCGCGCCCGATCCGCAGCAGGCGCGCCAGGTGCTCAGCGCCCGGCGCCTGGCCGAAACCACCTTGATCGGCCTGGCCACCCAGCGTGCTCGCCCCAACCAGATCCGTCAGTTGCGTCAGTTGGTGGAACGTGAACGGCTGCACCATGAACGCGGCGAGCGCTGCACGGCCATCCGTCTGGGCGGCGAATTCCACCTAAAGCTCGCGCAAATGGCCAACAACGCCCCGCTGGCGCGGTTTCTCAATGGCCTGGTACCGATGACCTCACTGATCATCGCTCGCTATGAAGCGCCCTGCTGCGAGCACTGCGCCTGGGAAGAGCACGCGGCCATCATCGACGCAGTAGAAGATGGCGATGCCACATCGGCGCTCCGGCTGATGCATCAGCATCTGGATCGGCTGGAAGCCAAGCTCGACCTCGATGACGCTGACTGA
- a CDS encoding LysR family transcriptional regulator, which yields MNFSSDNIQLFLAVLDGGSFSAAARLLGRVPSAVSMAVGNLEAELGYPLFERGSREVRATDRARALEPHARLIAEQLGLLQVHALELSRGLESSLSIAVVTDIDPAALLAAIARLGERYPLLDIELLSAPQDDALQLLDSGRVGLCLAFAELQVDPQRSFQHLGSEALVAVLSPHHPAFREGRIRDLEDLVNIRQILVHSRHLPLGDTRSLIGTAHWRTDSVDLAVQMVEAGLGWGDLPCARIAPRVQAGRLVRLAFRNTRNELQLPVHALWRKSQPLGQAARALVGMLTSR from the coding sequence ATGAACTTTTCCAGTGACAACATCCAGCTGTTTCTCGCCGTGCTCGATGGCGGTTCGTTCTCCGCGGCGGCACGACTGCTCGGCCGCGTACCCTCGGCGGTGAGCATGGCCGTGGGCAATCTTGAAGCCGAACTGGGCTACCCGCTGTTCGAGCGGGGCTCGCGCGAGGTGCGCGCCACCGATCGCGCTCGCGCCCTGGAACCCCATGCCCGGCTGATCGCCGAACAACTGGGGTTGCTGCAGGTGCATGCACTGGAGCTGTCGCGCGGCCTGGAGAGCAGTCTGTCCATCGCCGTAGTGACCGATATCGATCCGGCTGCGTTGCTGGCGGCCATCGCCCGACTGGGCGAGCGCTACCCATTGCTCGACATCGAATTGCTCAGCGCGCCCCAGGACGATGCCCTGCAGTTGCTCGACAGCGGCCGCGTCGGGCTGTGCCTGGCCTTCGCCGAACTGCAGGTGGATCCGCAGCGCAGCTTCCAGCACCTGGGCAGCGAGGCGCTGGTGGCGGTGCTGTCGCCGCATCACCCGGCCTTTCGCGAAGGGCGTATTCGCGACCTCGAAGACCTGGTGAACATCCGCCAGATTCTGGTGCACAGCCGCCACCTGCCGCTGGGCGATACCCGCTCGCTGATCGGAACCGCCCATTGGCGTACCGACAGCGTCGACCTGGCCGTGCAGATGGTCGAAGCGGGTCTGGGTTGGGGCGATCTACCCTGCGCGCGTATCGCCCCGCGGGTGCAGGCTGGACGCTTGGTGCGACTGGCGTTTCGCAACACGCGCAATGAACTGCAGTTGCCGGTGCATGCGCTGTGGCGCAAAAGCCAACCGCTGGGCCAGGCGGCGCGAGCGCTGGTGGGCATGCTGACCAGCCGCTGA
- a CDS encoding PACE efflux transporter, with protein MQGAKRKLVYVTFYELIGLCMSTLGLAYLSDTQATHTGPLAVMITTIAMVWNLIYNTLFERWESRQAKRGRGLARRVGHAVGFQLTLVVYLIPLIAWWLDMSLWEAFVVDLAFIVLVPCYTFVYNWAFDRIFGLPTSALATA; from the coding sequence GTGCAAGGCGCCAAACGCAAACTGGTCTACGTGACCTTCTATGAACTGATTGGGTTGTGCATGTCGACCCTGGGACTGGCGTACCTGTCAGACACCCAAGCCACGCACACCGGCCCGCTGGCGGTGATGATCACCACCATCGCCATGGTCTGGAACCTGATCTACAACACCCTGTTCGAGCGCTGGGAAAGTCGCCAGGCCAAGCGCGGGCGCGGCTTGGCCAGGCGGGTAGGGCACGCGGTGGGCTTTCAGTTGACCCTGGTGGTGTACCTCATCCCGCTGATCGCCTGGTGGCTGGACATGAGCCTATGGGAAGCGTTTGTGGTGGACCTGGCGTTCATCGTGTTGGTGCCGTGCTACACCTTCGTCTACAACTGGGCGTTCGATCGGATCTTCGGGTTGCCGACCTCGGCGTTGGCGACGGCGTGA